One part of the Fusobacterium pseudoperiodonticum genome encodes these proteins:
- a CDS encoding polysaccharide deacetylase family protein, protein MIITLIILAIIMLLIIIFNKRAVPAFLYHQVNPISNVSPELFEEHLKVIKEYKMNTITISEFYNKEVPTNSILLTFDDGYFDNYKYVFPLLKKYNMKATIFLNTLYIMDKRETEPEIKDNNTVNLEAMKEYIKSGKATINQYMSWEEIKEMYDSSLIDFQAHSHKHMAMFVDTKIEGLTNKNRMEAPELYLYGELEDNFPSFPKRGEYTGRAILIKKEFFKIFKDFYEKNIENKVTDKNEILKKSQEFIDENKEYFSVENEAEYRKRIEEDFSENKKIIEKNLGNEVKFFCWPWGHRSKETIKVLKELGVVGFISTKKGTNSMKANWDMIRRIELRNYNIKKFKINLLLARNLILGKIYGWIS, encoded by the coding sequence ATGATAATTACTTTAATTATACTTGCAATAATAATGCTTTTAATTATTATTTTTAATAAAAGAGCAGTACCTGCTTTTCTATATCATCAGGTAAATCCTATCTCTAATGTTAGTCCGGAATTATTTGAAGAACATTTGAAAGTTATAAAAGAATATAAAATGAATACTATAACTATTTCAGAATTTTATAATAAAGAAGTACCAACAAACTCTATACTTTTGACTTTTGATGATGGTTATTTTGATAACTATAAGTATGTGTTTCCTCTATTAAAAAAATATAATATGAAGGCAACTATATTCTTAAATACTTTATATATAATGGATAAAAGAGAAACAGAGCCTGAAATTAAAGATAATAATACAGTAAATCTAGAAGCTATGAAAGAATACATCAAAAGTGGTAAAGCTACTATAAATCAATATATGTCTTGGGAAGAAATAAAAGAAATGTATGATAGTTCTCTAATAGATTTTCAAGCTCATTCTCATAAGCATATGGCAATGTTTGTTGATACTAAGATAGAAGGACTTACCAATAAAAATAGAATGGAAGCTCCTGAATTATACTTATATGGAGAATTGGAAGATAATTTTCCTAGTTTTCCAAAAAGAGGAGAATACACAGGAAGAGCAATTCTTATAAAAAAAGAATTCTTTAAGATTTTTAAAGATTTTTATGAAAAGAATATAGAAAATAAAGTTACTGATAAAAATGAAATTTTAAAAAAATCTCAAGAATTTATTGATGAAAATAAAGAATACTTCTCTGTTGAAAATGAAGCTGAGTACAGAAAAAGAATAGAAGAAGATTTTTCAGAGAATAAAAAAATAATAGAAAAAAATCTAGGAAATGAAGTAAAATTCTTTTGTTGGCCTTGGGGACACAGAAGTAAAGAAACAATTAAAGTTTTAAAAGAACTAGGAGTAGTTGGCTTTATATCTACAAAAAAAGGAACTAATTCTATGAAAGCAAATTGGGATATGATAAGAAGAATTGAATTAAGAAACTATAATATTAAAAAGTTTAAAATTAATTTGTTGCTTGCAAGAAATTTAATTTTAGGAAAAATATATGGTTGGATATCTTAA
- a CDS encoding AbrB family transcriptional regulator has protein sequence MNGNEIIFLILTLAIGIVGGYLADKKKIPAAFMIGALFAVAIFNIVTDRAFLPTSFKFITQVATGTFIGSKFRTEDVKILRKVIIPGMVMVVLMIAFSFILSFIMSHFLGIDYMTSFFATAPGGIMDISLIAYDFKANTSQVALLQLIRLISVISFVPFFTKKCYERSKNKKISFEKKIEKEINEEEKTLNKSEKSLTFTLIIGIIGGIIGYFSHLPAGTMSFAMAFVAFFNVKTQKAYMPLPLRKTIQTFGGALIGARVTLADVVALKTLVLPIILIIVGFCLMNVLVGFFLYKTTKFSLSTALLSASPGGMSDISLMAEDLGANGPQVASMQFLRAIFIVGVYPLIIKLL, from the coding sequence ATGAATGGAAATGAAATTATATTTTTAATATTGACACTTGCTATTGGAATAGTAGGTGGATACTTAGCTGATAAAAAGAAAATTCCTGCAGCCTTTATGATAGGAGCTTTATTTGCTGTTGCTATTTTTAATATTGTTACTGATAGAGCTTTTTTGCCAACTTCATTTAAGTTTATTACACAGGTAGCAACTGGGACTTTCATAGGCTCTAAATTTCGTACAGAAGATGTGAAAATTCTGAGAAAAGTTATTATTCCAGGTATGGTAATGGTTGTGTTGATGATAGCTTTCAGTTTTATTCTATCGTTTATAATGTCTCATTTTCTAGGAATAGACTATATGACTTCATTTTTTGCAACAGCCCCTGGCGGAATAATGGATATATCATTGATAGCTTATGATTTTAAAGCTAACACCTCTCAAGTAGCACTTTTACAACTGATAAGATTAATTTCAGTTATAAGTTTTGTACCTTTTTTTACAAAAAAATGTTATGAAAGAAGCAAGAATAAAAAAATAAGTTTTGAAAAGAAAATAGAAAAAGAAATAAATGAAGAAGAAAAAACTTTAAATAAAAGTGAGAAATCCCTAACTTTCACATTGATAATTGGTATTATTGGAGGAATAATAGGTTATTTTTCTCACTTACCTGCTGGAACAATGAGTTTTGCAATGGCTTTTGTAGCCTTCTTCAATGTAAAAACTCAAAAAGCCTATATGCCTTTACCACTTAGAAAAACAATTCAAACTTTTGGTGGTGCTTTGATAGGAGCGAGAGTAACTTTGGCTGATGTAGTAGCTTTAAAGACATTAGTCTTACCAATTATTCTTATAATAGTTGGTTTTTGTTTGATGAACGTTTTAGTTGGTTTCTTCTTGTATAAGACAACTAAATTTTCTTTATCTACAGCTCTACTTTCAGCTTCACCAGGTGGAATGTCAGATATTTCTTTAATGGCAGAAGATTTGGGAGCTAATGGACCTCAAGTTGCTTCTATGCAATTCTTAAGAGCGATATTTATAGTGGGAGTTTATCCACTTATAATAAAACTTCTATAA
- a CDS encoding aminotransferase-like domain-containing protein: MDKKLVRNSDTTISTQLFEILKQDILENRWKENDKFFSVRQISIKYSLNPNTVLKVVKALEEEGYLYSVKGKGCFIKKGYNLDISQRMTPILNTFRFGQISKDMEINFSNGGPPKEYFPVQEYKEILSEILLDKNESKHLMAYQNIQGLESLREILVEFIKRYGIRREKEDIIICSGTQIALQLISTAFGLVPKKTVLLSDPTYQNAVNILKNYCNVENIDMKNDGWDMNEFENLLKNKKIDFVYIMTNFQNPTGVSWSFEKKKKMIELSIKYDFYIIEDECFSDFYYKSQDCPRSIKALDKDERVFYIKTFSKIVMPALALTMLIPPKKYTESFSLNKYFIDTTTSGINQKFLELYIKRGLLDKHLEKLRANLKEKMEYMIEKLQKIKHLEIMHVPQGGFFIWIKLANYINSEKFYYKCRLRGLSILPGFVFYSNSEEVSSKIRISTVSSTIEEVERGLDIIQDVLNNCDFSEINLK, translated from the coding sequence ATGGATAAGAAACTTGTAAGGAATTCTGATACAACTATATCAACTCAGCTTTTTGAAATTTTAAAACAAGATATTTTAGAAAATAGATGGAAGGAAAATGATAAATTTTTTTCAGTCAGACAAATTTCAATAAAATACAGCTTAAATCCTAATACAGTTTTAAAAGTTGTTAAAGCTCTTGAAGAAGAAGGCTATTTGTACAGTGTAAAAGGAAAAGGTTGTTTTATTAAAAAAGGATATAATTTAGATATAAGTCAAAGAATGACTCCAATTCTTAATACTTTTCGTTTTGGACAAATTTCTAAAGATATGGAGATTAATTTTTCTAATGGAGGACCTCCTAAAGAATATTTTCCTGTTCAAGAATACAAAGAAATTTTATCTGAAATATTATTAGATAAAAATGAAAGTAAACACCTTATGGCTTATCAGAATATACAAGGACTAGAAAGCTTGAGAGAAATTTTAGTTGAATTTATAAAGAGATATGGTATTAGAAGAGAAAAAGAAGATATTATTATCTGCTCAGGAACTCAAATAGCTTTACAACTTATAAGTACAGCTTTTGGACTTGTTCCTAAAAAAACAGTACTTTTATCTGATCCGACTTATCAAAATGCAGTGAATATTTTAAAAAATTATTGTAATGTTGAAAATATAGATATGAAAAATGATGGTTGGGATATGAATGAATTTGAAAATCTATTGAAAAATAAAAAAATAGATTTTGTCTATATAATGACAAATTTTCAAAATCCAACAGGAGTGAGTTGGTCTTTTGAAAAAAAGAAGAAAATGATAGAACTCTCAATAAAATATGATTTTTATATTATAGAAGATGAATGTTTTTCAGATTTTTACTATAAGTCACAAGATTGTCCAAGATCAATAAAGGCCTTGGATAAAGATGAAAGAGTATTCTATATTAAAACTTTTTCTAAGATTGTGATGCCAGCATTAGCCTTGACTATGTTAATCCCCCCTAAAAAATATACAGAAAGTTTTAGTTTAAATAAATATTTTATTGACACTACTACCTCAGGAATAAATCAAAAGTTTTTAGAACTTTATATTAAAAGGGGCTTGCTTGATAAACATTTAGAAAAGCTTAGAGCAAATTTAAAAGAAAAAATGGAATATATGATAGAGAAGCTTCAAAAGATAAAACATTTAGAAATAATGCATGTGCCTCAAGGAGGATTTTTCATATGGATTAAACTAGCTAACTATATAAATAGTGAAAAATTCTATTATAAATGTCGTTTAAGAGGACTCTCTATCCTGCCAGGTTTTGTATTTTATTCAAACTCTGAGGAAGTTAGTTCTAAAATTAGAATAAGTACAGTTTCTTCAACTATTGAAGAAGTTGAAAGAGGCTTAGATATAATTCAAGATGTTTTAAACAATTGTGATTTTTCAGAAATAAATTTAAAATAA
- the megL gene encoding methionine gamma-lyase, translated as MEIKKCGLGTTAIHAGTLKNLYGTLAMPIYQTSTFIFDSAEQGGRRFALEEAGYIYTRLGNPTTTVLEDKIAALEEGEAAVATSSGMGAISSTLWTVLKAGDHIVTDKTLYGCTFALMCHGLTRFGIDVTFVDTSNLDEVKNAMKENTRVVYLETPANPNLKIVDIEALAKIAHTNPNTLVIVDNTFATPYMQKPLTLGADVVVHSVTKYINGHGDVIAGLVITNKALADQIRFVGLKDMTGAVLGPQDAYYIIRGMKTFEIRMERHCKNARKVVEFLNNHPKIERVYYPGLETHPGYEIAKKQMKDFGAMISFELKGGFEAGKTLLNSLKLCSLAVSLGDTETLIQHPASMTHSPYTKEEREAAGITDGLVRLSVGLENVEDIIADLEHGLEKI; from the coding sequence ATGGAAATTAAAAAATGTGGTTTAGGAACGACTGCAATACATGCTGGAACTTTAAAAAATTTATATGGGACTCTTGCTATGCCAATATATCAAACTTCTACCTTTATATTTGACTCAGCTGAACAAGGTGGAAGAAGATTCGCTCTTGAAGAAGCTGGATATATTTACACAAGATTAGGGAACCCTACAACAACTGTTTTAGAAGATAAAATTGCTGCTCTTGAAGAAGGAGAAGCAGCAGTTGCTACTTCATCTGGAATGGGAGCTATATCTTCTACATTATGGACTGTTTTAAAAGCTGGAGATCATATTGTAACAGATAAAACTTTATATGGTTGTACATTTGCTTTGATGTGTCATGGACTTACAAGATTTGGAATTGATGTTACTTTTGTTGATACCTCAAATTTAGATGAAGTTAAAAATGCTATGAAAGAAAATACTAGAGTTGTTTATCTTGAAACTCCTGCCAACCCAAATTTAAAAATAGTTGACATAGAAGCTTTAGCTAAAATAGCTCATACAAACCCTAATACTCTAGTTATTGTCGACAACACTTTTGCAACTCCATATATGCAAAAACCTTTAACATTGGGTGCCGATGTTGTTGTTCACTCTGTAACAAAATATATTAATGGACATGGAGATGTTATAGCTGGGCTTGTTATAACAAACAAAGCTCTTGCTGATCAAATTCGTTTTGTTGGTTTAAAAGATATGACAGGAGCAGTTTTAGGCCCTCAAGATGCTTACTATATCATAAGAGGTATGAAAACTTTTGAAATTCGTATGGAAAGACACTGTAAGAATGCTAGAAAAGTTGTAGAATTCTTAAATAATCATCCAAAAATTGAAAGAGTTTACTATCCAGGACTTGAAACTCACCCTGGTTATGAAATAGCTAAAAAACAAATGAAAGATTTTGGAGCTATGATTTCTTTTGAATTAAAAGGGGGATTTGAAGCTGGAAAAACTTTATTAAATAGTTTAAAACTTTGTTCATTAGCTGTTTCTCTAGGAGATACTGAAACTCTAATACAACACCCTGCTTCTATGACACACTCTCCTTATACTAAAGAAGAAAGAGAAGCTGCTGGAATAACTGATGGTTTAGTAAGATTATCGGTTGGTCTTGAAAATGTGGAAGATATTATTGCTGACTTAGAACATGGTTTAGAAAAAATATAG
- a CDS encoding Na+/H+ antiporter NhaC family protein: MENKIENNASFKGLIPFLVFILLYLGTGIFLNIQGVELAFYQLPGPVAAFAGIVVAFIIFRGTITEKFNTFLEGCGHPDIITMCIIYLLAGAFAVVSKAMGGVDSTVNLGITYIPPHYIAVGLFVIGAFISTATGTSVGAIVALGPIAVGLGEKSGVPMPLILAAVMGGAMFGDNLSVISDTTIAATKTQGVEMRDKFRINLYIALPAAILTIILLFIFARPDVVPEAVSHDYNLLKVLPYVFVLVMALVGVNVFVVLASGVLLSGVIGFIYGDFTLLSYGKEIYNGFTNMTEIFVLSLLTGGMAQMVTREGGIDWVIKTVQKFIVGKKSAKLGIGLLVSLADIAVANNTVAILITGGISKKISENNEIDLRESAAFLDIFSCVFQGMIPYGAQMLILLGFAGDKVSPTQLIPLLWYQLLLAVFTMIYIFVPQISNKTLSFIDKNKK, encoded by the coding sequence ATGGAAAATAAAATAGAAAACAATGCAAGTTTTAAAGGTTTAATTCCATTTTTAGTTTTTATTTTACTTTATTTAGGAACTGGAATTTTTCTAAATATACAAGGTGTTGAATTAGCATTTTATCAATTACCTGGCCCAGTAGCAGCCTTTGCTGGAATAGTTGTAGCTTTCATTATTTTTAGAGGAACTATTACAGAAAAATTTAATACTTTCCTAGAAGGTTGTGGACATCCTGATATTATTACAATGTGTATTATTTATCTTTTAGCTGGAGCTTTTGCAGTAGTTTCTAAAGCTATGGGTGGAGTAGATTCTACTGTCAATTTAGGAATAACTTATATTCCTCCACACTATATAGCTGTTGGACTTTTCGTAATCGGTGCTTTTATTTCTACAGCAACTGGAACATCTGTTGGTGCAATAGTTGCTCTAGGACCAATAGCTGTTGGACTTGGTGAAAAAAGTGGAGTCCCTATGCCTTTAATTTTAGCAGCTGTTATGGGTGGAGCAATGTTTGGAGACAACTTATCAGTTATTTCAGATACTACTATAGCAGCAACTAAGACACAAGGTGTTGAAATGAGAGATAAATTCAGAATAAACTTATACATAGCTTTACCTGCTGCTATACTTACAATAATTTTACTTTTTATCTTTGCAAGACCAGATGTAGTTCCTGAAGCAGTGAGTCATGATTACAATTTACTTAAAGTTTTACCTTATGTATTTGTACTTGTTATGGCATTGGTAGGAGTAAATGTATTTGTTGTTTTAGCTTCTGGTGTTTTACTTTCAGGAGTAATTGGTTTTATCTATGGAGACTTTACTTTACTAAGCTATGGTAAAGAAATCTATAATGGTTTCACAAACATGACAGAAATTTTTGTTCTTTCTCTTCTAACAGGAGGTATGGCTCAAATGGTTACTAGAGAAGGTGGTATAGATTGGGTTATAAAAACTGTACAAAAATTTATAGTTGGTAAAAAGAGTGCAAAACTTGGTATAGGACTACTTGTTTCTCTAGCAGATATAGCTGTTGCCAACAACACAGTTGCCATTCTAATAACTGGTGGAATTTCTAAAAAGATTTCTGAAAATAACGAAATAGATTTGAGAGAAAGTGCTGCCTTTCTAGATATATTCTCATGTGTCTTCCAAGGAATGATACCTTATGGTGCTCAAATGTTAATTCTTTTAGGATTCGCAGGAGATAAAGTTTCTCCAACACAACTTATTCCTTTACTATGGTATCAATTATTATTAGCAGTATTTACGATGATATATATATTCGTCCCTCAAATAAGTAATAAAACTTTGAGTTTTATAGATAAAAACAAAAAATAA
- the nifJ gene encoding pyruvate:ferredoxin (flavodoxin) oxidoreductase, whose protein sequence is MKRVMQTMDGNQAAAYASYAFTEVAGIYPITPSSPMAEYVDEWAAKGMKNIFDVPVKLVEMQSEGGAAGTVHGSLEAGALTTTYTASQGLLLKIPNMYKIAGELLPGVIHVSARSLSVQALSIFGDHQDIYATRQTGFTMMASGSVQEVMDMGTVAHLTAIKSRVPVLHFFDGFRTSHEIQKIELMDFDVCKKLVDYDEIQKFRDRALNPEHPVTRGTAQNDDIYFQTREAQNKFYDAVPDIAAYYMEEISKETGREYKPFKYRGAADADRVIIAMASVCQTAEETVDYLVERGEKVGLITVHLYRPFSEKYFFNVLPKTVKKIAVLERTKEPGAPGEPLLLDVKSIFYDKENAPVIVGGRYGLSSKDTTPAQIKAVFDNLSQDKPKTNFTVGIVDDVTFTSLEVGERLSVADPSTKACLFFGLGADGTVGANKNSIKIIGDKTDLYAQGYFAYDSKKSGGVTRSHLRFGKKPIRSTYLVSSPSFVACSVPAYLKQYDMTSGLKKGGKFLLNCVWDKDEVLENIPDNIKYDLAKAEAKFYIINATKLAHEIGLGQRTNTIMQSAFFKLAEIIPYEEAQKYMKEYALKSYGKKGDDVVQLNYKAIDVGASGLIEIEVNPEWINLKVSAQEKVDKNNDTSNCKTELLTSFVKNIVEPINAIKGNDLPVSAFIGREDGTFENGTAAFEKRGVAVDVPIWNLDKCIQCNQCSYVCPHAAIRSFLITDEEKAASPIEFSTLKANGKGLENLSYRIQVTPLDCTGCGSCANVCPAKALDMNPIAVALENQEDKKASYIYSKVSYKNDKLPTNTVKGSQFSQALFEFNGACPGCGETPYLKVISQMFGDRMMVANASGCSSVYSGSAPSTPYTKNCCGEGPAWASSLFEDNAEYGFGMHVGVEALRDRIQHIMEVSMDKVTPALQGLFREWIENRCFAAKTREITPKILAALEGNNESYAKDIIGLKQYLIKKSQWVVGGDGWAYDIGYGGLDHVLASKEDINVIVMDTEVYSNTGGQSSKATPTAAVAKFAAAGKPLKKKDLAAICMSYGHIYVAQVSMGANQQQFLKAIQEAENYNGPSIIIAYSPCINHGIKKGMSKSQTEMKLATECGYWPIFRYNPLLESQGKNPLQLDCKEPKWELYQDYLMGETRYMTLKKTNPDEANELFEKNMWDAQRRWRQYKRLASLDFSDEKRG, encoded by the coding sequence ATGAAAAGAGTTATGCAAACAATGGACGGAAATCAAGCCGCAGCTTATGCTTCCTATGCTTTTACAGAAGTTGCAGGTATTTATCCAATAACACCTTCTTCACCAATGGCTGAATACGTTGATGAATGGGCTGCTAAAGGAATGAAAAATATATTTGATGTTCCTGTAAAATTAGTTGAAATGCAATCAGAAGGAGGGGCTGCTGGTACTGTTCATGGTTCATTAGAAGCTGGAGCTCTTACTACTACTTATACTGCTTCACAAGGATTACTTTTAAAAATTCCTAATATGTATAAGATAGCAGGAGAACTACTTCCAGGAGTTATACATGTATCTGCTCGTTCTTTATCAGTTCAAGCACTTTCTATTTTTGGAGACCATCAAGATATATATGCAACTAGACAAACTGGTTTTACTATGATGGCTAGTGGATCTGTTCAAGAAGTTATGGATATGGGTACAGTTGCTCATCTTACTGCAATAAAATCAAGAGTTCCTGTTCTTCACTTCTTTGATGGATTTAGAACTTCGCATGAAATTCAAAAGATAGAACTTATGGACTTTGATGTTTGCAAAAAATTAGTTGACTATGATGAAATTCAAAAGTTTAGAGATAGAGCTTTAAATCCTGAACATCCAGTTACAAGAGGAACAGCTCAAAATGATGATATATATTTCCAAACTAGAGAAGCTCAAAACAAATTTTATGATGCAGTACCTGATATAGCTGCTTACTATATGGAAGAAATCTCTAAGGAAACAGGTAGAGAATATAAACCATTTAAATATAGAGGAGCTGCTGATGCTGATAGAGTTATAATCGCTATGGCATCTGTATGTCAAACTGCTGAAGAAACAGTTGATTACTTAGTTGAAAGAGGAGAAAAAGTTGGTCTTATAACAGTTCATCTATATAGACCTTTCTCTGAAAAATATTTCTTTAATGTTTTACCTAAGACTGTTAAAAAGATTGCAGTTTTAGAAAGAACAAAAGAACCAGGAGCTCCTGGAGAACCTTTACTTTTAGATGTTAAATCAATATTCTATGATAAAGAAAATGCTCCTGTAATAGTTGGTGGAAGATATGGACTATCTTCTAAAGATACAACTCCTGCTCAAATAAAAGCAGTTTTTGATAATTTATCACAAGATAAACCTAAAACTAATTTTACAGTAGGTATTGTTGATGATGTTACTTTCACATCACTTGAAGTTGGAGAAAGATTAAGTGTTGCTGATCCATCTACAAAAGCTTGTCTATTCTTTGGACTTGGAGCAGATGGAACAGTTGGAGCAAATAAAAACTCTATCAAGATTATAGGAGATAAAACTGATCTATATGCTCAAGGATACTTTGCATATGACTCTAAAAAATCAGGTGGAGTTACTAGATCTCACTTAAGATTTGGTAAGAAACCTATAAGATCTACGTATTTAGTATCAAGTCCAAGCTTTGTTGCTTGTTCTGTACCAGCTTACTTAAAACAATATGATATGACTTCTGGTCTAAAAAAAGGTGGAAAATTCCTATTAAACTGTGTTTGGGATAAAGATGAAGTTTTAGAAAACATTCCTGATAATATCAAATATGATTTAGCAAAAGCTGAAGCTAAATTCTATATTATCAACGCAACTAAACTTGCTCATGAAATTGGATTAGGTCAAAGAACAAACACAATAATGCAATCAGCTTTCTTTAAATTAGCCGAAATCATACCATATGAAGAAGCTCAAAAATATATGAAAGAATATGCTTTAAAATCATATGGAAAGAAAGGTGACGATGTAGTTCAACTTAACTATAAGGCAATAGATGTTGGTGCTTCTGGATTAATTGAAATTGAAGTAAATCCTGAATGGATAAACTTAAAAGTTTCTGCTCAAGAAAAAGTTGATAAAAACAATGATACTTCTAACTGTAAAACAGAACTATTGACTTCATTTGTTAAAAATATAGTTGAACCTATCAATGCAATAAAAGGTAATGACCTGCCAGTTTCAGCATTTATAGGTAGAGAAGATGGAACATTTGAAAATGGTACTGCTGCCTTTGAAAAAAGAGGAGTTGCTGTTGATGTACCTATATGGAATCTAGATAAATGTATTCAATGTAACCAATGTTCTTATGTTTGTCCTCATGCTGCTATAAGATCTTTCTTAATTACTGATGAAGAAAAAGCTGCATCACCTATAGAATTTTCTACTTTAAAAGCAAATGGAAAAGGATTAGAAAATCTAAGTTATAGAATACAAGTTACTCCTCTTGACTGTACTGGTTGTGGTTCTTGTGCTAATGTATGTCCTGCTAAGGCTCTTGATATGAACCCAATAGCTGTTGCATTAGAAAATCAAGAAGATAAAAAAGCTTCATACATTTATAGTAAAGTAAGCTATAAAAATGATAAATTACCTACAAATACAGTTAAAGGTTCACAATTCTCTCAAGCACTATTTGAATTCAATGGAGCTTGTCCAGGTTGTGGAGAAACACCTTATCTAAAAGTTATTTCTCAAATGTTTGGAGATAGAATGATGGTTGCAAATGCGAGTGGATGTTCTTCTGTTTACAGTGGATCTGCTCCATCAACACCATATACTAAAAATTGTTGTGGAGAAGGACCAGCTTGGGCATCATCTCTATTTGAAGACAATGCTGAATATGGTTTTGGTATGCATGTTGGAGTAGAAGCTCTTCGTGATAGAATTCAACATATTATGGAAGTTTCTATGGATAAAGTTACTCCTGCATTACAAGGTCTATTCCGTGAATGGATAGAAAATAGATGCTTTGCTGCAAAGACAAGAGAAATTACTCCTAAGATTTTAGCTGCATTAGAAGGAAATAACGAAAGCTATGCTAAAGATATCATAGGTTTAAAACAATATCTAATTAAGAAATCTCAATGGGTAGTTGGTGGAGATGGATGGGCTTATGATATAGGTTATGGAGGACTTGACCATGTTCTTGCTTCTAAAGAAGATATAAATGTTATAGTTATGGATACAGAAGTTTATTCAAATACTGGTGGACAATCATCTAAGGCAACACCAACTGCAGCTGTTGCAAAATTTGCTGCTGCTGGTAAACCTTTAAAGAAAAAAGATTTAGCTGCTATCTGCATGAGCTATGGTCATATCTATGTCGCTCAAGTTTCTATGGGAGCTAACCAACAACAATTCTTAAAGGCTATACAAGAAGCTGAAAACTATAATGGACCTTCGATAATTATTGCTTACTCTCCTTGTATCAACCATGGAATTAAAAAAGGTATGTCAAAATCTCAAACTGAAATGAAATTGGCAACTGAATGTGGATATTGGCCTATATTCAGATATAATCCTTTACTAGAAAGTCAAGGAAAGAATCCACTTCAATTGGATTGTAAAGAACCAAAATGGGAACTATATCAAGATTACCTAATGGGTGAAACAAGATATATGACATTGAAGAAAACAAATCCTGATGAAGCTAATGAATTATTTGAAAAGAATATGTGGGATGCTCAAAGAAGATGGAGACAATATAAGAGACTTGCTAGTTTAGATTTCTCTGATGAAAAAAGAGGATAG